A single window of Coturnix japonica isolate 7356 chromosome 17, Coturnix japonica 2.1, whole genome shotgun sequence DNA harbors:
- the RNF208 gene encoding RING finger protein 208 — translation MLPACCSLMQASLGDPRAVDGNVKTILMSCLKGQQVIIKMEAMKIIHPEKFSELQAAPPRYTPAPRREPPLVAKRAWPSESEIIVNQACGDIPALDAAPAPLPLPRTPPLPRRERGYQPQRKGSSEVCFHRQPPSDEVIVNQYVLHPSTPCEPLECPTCGHMYNFTNKRPRILSCLHSVCEECLQILYESCPKYKFISCPTCKRETVLFTDYGLAALAVNTSILNRLPADALAANPVQWSSDTDRSCYQTFRQYCGAACTCHIRNPLSSCTIM, via the coding sequence ATGCTGCCGGCATGTTGTAGCCTCATGCAGGCGTCCCTCGGAGACCCCAGAGCGGTGGACGGTAATGTGAAAACGATCCTCATGTCGTGTCTGAAAGGGCAACAGGTCATCATTAAAATGGAGGCGATGAAGATCATCCACCCGGAGAAGTTCTCGGAGCTGCAGGCGGCACCTCCGCGCTACACACCCGCACCGCGCCGGGAGCCGCCCCTGGTGGCCAAACGAGCGTGGCCCTCCGAGTCCGAGATCATCGTCAACCAGGCGTGCGGGGACATCCCGGCGCTCGATGCCGCCCCTGCGCCGCTGCCGCTGCCCCGGACTCCCCCTCTGCCGCGGCGTGAGCGCGGGTACCAGCCCCAGCGCAAGGGCAGCTCGGAGGTTTGCTTCCACCGGCAGCCGCCGTCGGACGAGGTGATCGTCAACCAGTACGTGCTGCACCCCTCGACGCCCTGCGAGCCGCTCGAGTGCCCGACCTGCGGCCACATGTACAACTTCACCAACAAGCGGCCGCGCATCCTGTCCTGCCTGCACTCGGTGTGTGAGGAGTGCCTGCAGATCCTCTACGAGTCGTGCCCCAAGTACAAGTTCATCTCCTGCCCCACCTGCAAGCGGGAGACCGTGCTCTTCACCGACTACGGGCTGGCGGCGCTGGCCGTCAACACCAGTATCCTGAACAGGCTGCCGGCCGACGCCCTGGCTGCCAACCCAGTGCAGTGGAGCAGCGACACCGACCGCAGCTGCTACCAGACCTTCCGCCAGTACTGCGGGGCCGCCTGCACCTGCCACATCCGAAATCCGCTGTCTTCCTGCACCATCATGTGA